Proteins encoded together in one Chitinophaga lutea window:
- the ruvA gene encoding Holliday junction branch migration protein RuvA, translated as MIAYLNGKLAYKSPALVHLDVNGVGYEVQISLHTWSQIQHLETVKLLTFVHIKEDAHTMYGFFEDAERSMFLQLISVSGIGAGTARMMLSSLHPEDIQRAIMMENEKMLEGVKGIGAKTAKRLILELKDKMKKHKEEITYLSSPSHNTIQDDALNALVTLGIARNMAEQAVQRVLKAEPQLNELEILIKKSLKNL; from the coding sequence ATGATTGCTTACCTGAACGGCAAATTGGCCTATAAATCACCCGCCCTGGTACACCTGGATGTCAATGGGGTGGGGTACGAAGTACAGATCAGCCTCCACACCTGGTCGCAAATCCAGCACCTCGAAACCGTCAAACTCCTCACTTTCGTACATATCAAGGAAGACGCCCACACAATGTATGGTTTTTTTGAGGATGCCGAAAGAAGCATGTTCCTGCAACTGATCAGTGTTTCAGGGATCGGGGCCGGCACCGCCCGGATGATGCTCAGCTCCCTGCACCCCGAAGATATCCAGCGGGCCATTATGATGGAAAACGAAAAAATGCTGGAAGGGGTGAAGGGCATAGGCGCTAAAACCGCCAAACGCCTCATCCTGGAGCTGAAAGACAAGATGAAGAAGCATAAGGAAGAAATAACATATTTATCTTCCCCGTCCCACAATACTATACAGGATGACGCGTTAAATGCTTTAGTCACCTTGGGTATTGCCCGCAATATGGCAGAACAGGCGGTACAGAGGGTACTGAAAGCCGAGCCGCAATTGAATGAACTGGAGATACTTATCAAAAAATCCCTCAAAAATTTATAA
- a CDS encoding beta-ketoacyl-ACP synthase III — MSKITAAITAVGGYVPDYVLTNQELEKLVDTTDEWITTRTGIKERRILKGEGKGTSELCVPVALEICKKRGISPEEIDLLIVATVTPDMVFPATANVVTDKIGAKNAFGFDISAACSGFLYALDTGARFIESGRYKKVLVIGADKMSSIIDYTDRATCIIFGDGAGGVLLEPNTEGLGVIDSILKSDGHGREFLNMKAGGSNRPATAETVANREHYVFQEGKTVFKYAVANMSDAARSIMERNHLSADDIAWLVPHQANLRIISATADHMGVPEEKIMINIQRYGNTTAGTIPLCLWDWENKLKKGDNLVLAAFGGGFTWGACYVKWAYDGSKN, encoded by the coding sequence ATGAGCAAAATAACGGCCGCTATTACGGCGGTGGGTGGGTATGTTCCCGACTATGTACTGACGAACCAGGAATTGGAGAAACTCGTTGACACTACAGACGAATGGATCACCACCAGAACGGGCATCAAGGAAAGAAGGATACTGAAGGGCGAGGGCAAAGGCACGTCGGAACTTTGCGTACCGGTAGCCCTGGAGATTTGTAAAAAAAGAGGTATCAGCCCGGAAGAGATAGACCTGCTGATAGTAGCCACGGTAACGCCAGACATGGTTTTCCCGGCTACTGCCAACGTGGTTACGGATAAGATTGGGGCCAAGAACGCTTTCGGGTTCGACATCAGCGCGGCCTGTTCGGGCTTTTTATATGCGCTGGACACAGGGGCCCGGTTCATCGAAAGCGGGCGCTACAAGAAGGTATTGGTGATCGGGGCCGACAAAATGAGCTCCATCATAGATTATACCGACCGCGCCACCTGCATCATCTTCGGCGACGGCGCCGGCGGGGTGCTGCTGGAACCGAATACCGAAGGCCTCGGCGTGATCGACAGTATTCTCAAAAGCGACGGCCATGGCCGCGAATTCCTCAATATGAAAGCCGGCGGCTCCAACAGGCCGGCTACGGCCGAAACGGTGGCCAACCGCGAGCACTACGTGTTCCAGGAAGGCAAAACCGTGTTCAAATACGCTGTGGCCAATATGAGCGACGCAGCACGCAGCATCATGGAACGCAACCATCTGTCCGCAGACGATATCGCCTGGTTGGTGCCCCACCAGGCCAACCTCCGCATCATCAGCGCTACGGCCGATCATATGGGTGTTCCCGAAGAAAAAATCATGATCAATATCCAGCGCTACGGCAATACCACGGCCGGCACCATCCCCCTGTGCCTCTGGGACTGGGAAAACAAGCTGAAAAAAGGCGACAACCTGGTACTGGCGGCCTTCGGCGGCGGGTTTACCTGGGGCGCCTGCTACGTGAAATGGGCGTACGACGGTAGTAAAAACTGA